Proteins from a genomic interval of uncultured Desulfuromusa sp.:
- a CDS encoding GGDEF domain-containing protein: MPTKEDVIKHVIETGSLPTLSTVASTLINITGKEETTIYDISKLIAQDVSLSSKILKVVNSSFYNFPNEVGTIQQAVAILGTNAVRSLVLSFSFLNMERPKHGAGFDYGRFWEESLAAAVASKLIMAKVSDNDPEEAFTVSLLQNLGKLILACAYRENYDQLLEEAAGSEKRLLELEDERLGANHAYIGGEAAKRWNFPESLAVPIIYHHDPDSYTGDNAELKTEIRVVHLAALLANIMYSGNPIDYHAPFRERAQKMFKLDTASIDEILEKANGDVAKAAQYFGLNIEGTASIPEILQQANIELSLLNMSYEQINRELVQSKMQLEKLTAELEEKNTYLEEIANLDGLTKIYNHRYFQEFLDKEISRTIRQENEMSLVLADIDNFKKFNDFYGHQAGDYVLKEVAGLCSGVIREYDLIARYGGEEFVFILPETNQDDALIVAEKIRAAIEQHPFSYEGDDYRVTSSFGVSVFDGTGKAMKKTELIERADKALYLAKKKGRNRVEPFVEKSGWFGKSK, from the coding sequence ATGCCAACAAAAGAAGATGTCATCAAGCATGTCATCGAAACCGGCTCTTTACCCACCCTGTCAACCGTTGCGTCGACACTGATAAATATAACCGGCAAGGAAGAAACAACAATCTACGATATTTCCAAACTCATTGCTCAGGATGTTTCGCTTTCGAGCAAAATTTTGAAGGTTGTTAACTCTTCCTTCTATAATTTCCCCAACGAAGTTGGAACGATTCAGCAGGCGGTTGCGATCCTTGGAACGAATGCCGTACGAAGCTTGGTTTTATCTTTTTCATTTTTGAATATGGAACGTCCAAAGCATGGCGCAGGGTTCGATTATGGACGTTTTTGGGAGGAGTCTCTAGCAGCCGCTGTTGCTTCCAAGCTGATTATGGCCAAGGTCAGCGATAATGACCCGGAAGAGGCATTCACTGTCAGCTTGTTGCAAAATCTTGGTAAATTGATTCTTGCCTGTGCTTATCGTGAAAACTATGATCAATTATTGGAAGAGGCCGCCGGGAGCGAAAAACGTTTGTTGGAACTGGAAGATGAGCGGCTCGGTGCTAATCACGCGTATATCGGAGGTGAAGCAGCGAAACGTTGGAATTTCCCCGAGAGTTTAGCCGTTCCTATTATCTACCATCATGATCCTGACAGCTATACCGGTGATAACGCTGAACTCAAGACTGAAATCAGGGTGGTGCATCTGGCTGCTTTGCTGGCTAATATTATGTATTCCGGCAATCCCATTGATTATCATGCCCCGTTCCGTGAACGTGCGCAGAAAATGTTTAAACTTGATACGGCAAGCATTGATGAAATTCTTGAAAAAGCGAATGGAGATGTTGCCAAAGCGGCTCAATATTTTGGTTTGAATATCGAAGGAACGGCTTCTATTCCTGAGATTTTGCAGCAGGCCAATATTGAACTGAGTTTGCTCAATATGAGTTATGAGCAGATTAACCGGGAACTGGTGCAGTCGAAGATGCAGCTGGAAAAATTAACAGCTGAACTGGAAGAGAAAAATACCTATCTTGAAGAAATAGCCAATCTGGACGGTCTGACCAAAATTTATAATCATCGTTATTTCCAGGAATTTCTGGATAAAGAAATCAGCAGGACTATTCGCCAGGAGAATGAAATGAGTCTGGTGCTGGCAGATATTGATAATTTTAAAAAATTCAATGATTTCTACGGGCACCAAGCGGGTGATTATGTCTTAAAGGAGGTTGCCGGTCTGTGCAGTGGAGTCATCAGAGAGTATGATCTTATCGCTCGCTATGGGGGGGAGGAGTTTGTTTTTATCCTGCCTGAAACCAATCAGGACGATGCTTTGATTGTTGCAGAAAAAATCCGTGCTGCAATTGAACAGCACCCCTTCAGCTATGAGGGGGATGATTACCGGGTGACCAGTAGTTTTGGTGTTTCTGTTTTTGATGGAACCGGAAAGGCAATGAAAAAAACCGAGTTGATTGAGCGGGCTGATAAAGCATTATATCTGGCCAAGAAAAAAGGCCGGAACCGGGTTGAACCATTTGTGGAAAAGAGTGGTTGGTTCGGCAAATCAAAATAG
- the miaA gene encoding tRNA (adenosine(37)-N6)-dimethylallyltransferase MiaA, which produces MKEQFNLVVILGATAGGKTGLAVKAATHLSGEIISADSRQVYRGMDLGTGKDLQEYGNVPYHLIDIVEPGSEYNVFQFQQDCFDCIEDIWQRQRLPVICGGTGMYLDAVLRGYRMVAVPENPSLRKELERLSDDDLKQKLCQLKPEQHNRTDLEQRDRLVRAIEIALGEQDVAKQLPPLPQISPLVFGIKWPREILRKRIAIRLNERFEAGMIDEVQHLHDSGVPWERLEFYGLEYRLIAQYLQGQLNRNDMGQKLRSAIGQFAKRQDTFFRRMERNGVDIYWLNGEGDVFGELCEKIGDKIKVTGL; this is translated from the coding sequence ATGAAAGAACAATTCAACTTAGTAGTTATCCTGGGAGCGACTGCCGGCGGGAAAACCGGGTTAGCAGTGAAAGCTGCGACTCACTTATCTGGAGAGATTATTTCTGCAGACTCCCGCCAGGTTTATCGAGGGATGGATTTGGGCACGGGGAAAGATTTGCAGGAGTATGGGAACGTTCCGTACCATCTGATCGATATTGTAGAACCGGGGAGTGAATATAACGTTTTTCAGTTTCAGCAGGATTGTTTTGATTGCATTGAAGACATTTGGCAACGACAAAGACTCCCTGTCATTTGTGGTGGCACCGGAATGTATCTGGATGCAGTCCTAAGAGGTTATCGCATGGTTGCTGTTCCTGAAAACCCGTCATTGCGGAAAGAATTAGAACGCTTAAGTGATGATGATTTAAAACAAAAATTATGTCAGCTGAAGCCAGAACAGCATAATCGAACTGATCTCGAGCAACGTGATCGATTGGTTCGAGCGATAGAGATCGCCCTGGGGGAGCAGGATGTGGCAAAACAATTGCCTCCTTTACCGCAAATATCTCCTCTTGTGTTTGGGATCAAGTGGCCACGTGAAATTCTGCGAAAGAGAATTGCGATCCGATTAAATGAACGTTTTGAGGCCGGAATGATTGATGAAGTCCAGCATCTCCATGATTCCGGTGTTCCCTGGGAAAGACTTGAATTTTATGGTCTGGAATATCGTCTCATCGCTCAATACCTGCAAGGTCAATTAAATCGTAACGATATGGGGCAAAAACTGCGCAGTGCCATCGGGCAGTTTGCCAAGCGCCAGGATACTTTTTTTCGGCGAATGGAAAGAAATGGTGTGGATATCTACTGGTTAAACGGGGAAGGGGATGTTTTTGGGGAGTTGTGTGAGAAAATAGGGGATAAAATCAAGGTCACGGGGTTGTGA
- the larA gene encoding nickel-dependent lactate racemase — MTKIELKYGPRVFSCSLCDARILQSEVLPEPPDAEGLIRKALAHPIGTSSLGEILTPGEKVAVVTSDITRYSGSEVFLPILVEELNALGIADADIEIIIALGIHRKQTEEEHRKIVGSLYGRVAVYDHECEDPAELIDLGFTDSGIPVQVNRRVVEADRVIVTGTIGFHYFAGFGGGRKGLIPGVASRETCMASHFAVFNPPEIGGKHPKAVTGVLDGNPVHRNLLQAARLVQPDFLLNTVLSPQKKILGVFCGDLEQAHLAGCDMVRELFQVALDKPFDLAVISCGGEPKDINFIQAQKALDYGCQAVKEGGTIILLAACRDGFGHSTFYDWFRYQDLDEFEAALRANYQINGQTAHATLTKARRYRVILISELTAEQTGKMGMEKAVDLDSALQMVSLDLANKAKVVIIPDGGMVLPVIEKND; from the coding sequence ATGACAAAAATTGAATTAAAGTATGGTCCTCGCGTGTTTTCCTGTTCTTTGTGTGATGCAAGAATTTTGCAATCAGAGGTTTTACCGGAACCTCCAGATGCAGAAGGGTTGATTCGGAAAGCATTGGCACACCCCATAGGGACTTCGTCGCTCGGAGAAATTCTAACGCCTGGCGAAAAGGTTGCTGTTGTTACCTCTGATATTACCCGCTACAGCGGGAGTGAAGTCTTTTTACCGATTCTGGTTGAGGAATTAAATGCCCTGGGAATTGCCGATGCTGATATTGAAATTATTATTGCACTGGGGATTCACCGCAAGCAGACAGAGGAAGAACATCGTAAAATAGTCGGTTCTTTATATGGACGAGTTGCTGTTTATGACCATGAATGTGAAGACCCGGCCGAACTGATTGACTTAGGTTTCACGGACTCCGGAATCCCGGTTCAGGTGAACCGCCGGGTGGTTGAAGCTGATCGGGTGATTGTAACCGGCACTATTGGTTTTCACTACTTTGCTGGTTTCGGCGGGGGGCGAAAAGGGTTGATTCCTGGTGTTGCCAGCCGTGAAACTTGCATGGCCAGCCATTTTGCCGTTTTCAATCCACCAGAGATCGGCGGGAAACATCCCAAGGCTGTGACCGGTGTTCTGGATGGGAACCCGGTTCACAGGAATTTGCTCCAAGCCGCCCGCCTGGTTCAACCGGACTTTTTATTAAATACGGTCCTTTCTCCCCAAAAGAAGATTTTGGGAGTATTTTGCGGGGATCTGGAACAGGCTCATCTGGCGGGCTGTGACATGGTACGAGAGCTGTTTCAGGTGGCATTGGATAAACCTTTTGACCTTGCAGTGATCTCTTGTGGTGGAGAACCCAAGGATATCAATTTTATTCAGGCACAAAAAGCACTTGATTATGGCTGTCAAGCCGTCAAAGAGGGAGGGACGATTATCTTGCTGGCCGCCTGTCGCGATGGTTTTGGACACTCTACCTTTTATGACTGGTTTCGCTATCAGGATTTAGATGAGTTTGAAGCTGCGTTGCGGGCAAACTATCAGATCAATGGGCAGACAGCTCATGCGACCCTGACCAAGGCGCGCCGTTACCGGGTTATCCTGATCAGTGAATTGACCGCTGAGCAAACGGGGAAGATGGGGATGGAAAAGGCTGTTGATCTTGATAGTGCTTTGCAGATGGTGTCGCTTGATTTAGCTAATAAAGCCAAGGTTGTGATTATCCCTGATGGCGGGATGGTGTTGCCGGTGATTGAAAAAAATGATTAA
- the pcnB gene encoding polynucleotide adenylyltransferase PcnB — protein sequence MNASNPIIVPRSQHCISRKQIDVDTLKVLNRLHRYGFKAYLVGGSVRDLLLGRQPKDFDIGTDATPSQVRKLFRNCFLVGRRFRLAHIRFAGNKVIEVATFRRQPEENELPDNQEDHFHFVQNVFGSPEEDAARRDFTINALFYNIADFSVIDFLGGLKDLEEKRLKVIGDPQVRFVEDPVRMLRAIEFAVRLGFDLEENIYRAIENHRSLLATAAPARIREEIIELFRHKISGAVLRQCRELGMLPYLLAGYPGTDEGIALLAKLDQRTAAGMPIEESFAIAALYLRLFMDSFSPADKNNITAALHQANEIISAHCRYFSIASGIRHQARELLIGCFRLARGRGFRAEKRFLQHPFTPKALELFCLWSQVRPELIPLAQNWSTAINNSPTGKQQSRRPRKRNYRKKSK from the coding sequence ATGAACGCAAGCAATCCAATCATCGTCCCCCGAAGTCAGCACTGTATATCCAGAAAACAGATTGATGTCGATACCCTTAAGGTTCTCAATCGCTTGCATCGATATGGATTCAAGGCCTATCTGGTTGGAGGAAGTGTTCGCGATCTCCTGCTTGGACGGCAACCAAAAGATTTTGATATTGGTACTGATGCAACACCCAGCCAAGTCCGTAAACTGTTTCGTAACTGCTTTCTTGTTGGTCGCCGTTTTCGTCTGGCGCACATTCGCTTTGCAGGTAATAAGGTCATTGAAGTCGCAACCTTCCGTCGCCAACCTGAAGAAAACGAACTTCCTGACAACCAGGAAGACCATTTTCATTTTGTCCAGAATGTTTTCGGTTCTCCGGAAGAAGATGCTGCGCGGCGCGATTTCACAATCAACGCCTTATTTTATAATATTGCTGATTTTTCTGTGATCGATTTCCTGGGAGGGCTGAAAGACCTCGAAGAAAAACGGCTAAAAGTAATTGGTGATCCACAAGTTCGCTTTGTTGAAGACCCTGTCCGGATGTTGCGTGCTATTGAGTTTGCTGTTCGCCTGGGGTTCGATCTTGAAGAAAACATTTATAGGGCGATAGAAAACCATAGATCCCTACTGGCAACAGCGGCACCGGCACGAATCCGCGAAGAAATTATTGAGTTATTTCGCCATAAAATTTCCGGAGCCGTTTTGAGACAATGCCGGGAACTGGGAATGTTACCCTACCTGTTGGCGGGTTATCCCGGGACAGATGAAGGAATCGCCCTGCTAGCCAAGCTTGATCAAAGAACTGCAGCAGGGATGCCCATTGAAGAGAGTTTTGCCATCGCCGCACTCTATCTGCGACTGTTCATGGACAGTTTTTCTCCAGCAGACAAGAACAATATAACTGCAGCTCTGCATCAGGCAAACGAGATCATATCTGCTCATTGTCGTTACTTTAGTATTGCCAGTGGGATTCGTCATCAAGCTCGTGAGCTGCTTATCGGCTGTTTTCGTCTCGCTCGCGGACGAGGCTTCCGAGCTGAAAAACGATTTCTACAGCACCCCTTCACTCCCAAAGCTCTTGAACTCTTTTGTCTCTGGTCTCAAGTGAGACCAGAACTGATTCCACTTGCCCAGAATTGGAGTACTGCAATAAATAACTCTCCCACCGGCAAACAACAATCTAGGCGCCCCCGAAAACGGAATTATCGAAAAAAATCCAAATAA
- a CDS encoding branched-chain amino acid aminotransferase, whose amino-acid sequence MDLQILPVTTSKEKVKDENQLVFGKQYTDRMLIMEYDKGQGWHSARIQPYGPISLDPAAMVLHYSQEIFEGLKVFRRPDGSLSMFRPADNITRFNRSAERMCMPEVDETFFLDAMLELIRLEADWVPRSAGTSLYVRPTMIATEPMLGVRPADQYLCYVILSPVGPYYKGGIAPVKIWISDFYVRATEGGTGEAKTGGNYAASLYAAKEAAESGYDQVLWLDAKEKRFVEEVGSMNMLFLYDGKIVTSPLHGTVLDGITRRSVLTLVKEMGYEIEERALSVDEILEGAGNGRLQEAFGAGTAVVISPVGSFCYKNNCVQLGDGKPGKLTMELYNMLTAIQYGKQEDRHNWITLL is encoded by the coding sequence ATGGACTTACAAATCTTACCTGTCACCACGTCAAAAGAAAAAGTTAAAGATGAAAATCAGTTGGTCTTTGGAAAACAATATACTGACCGGATGCTGATCATGGAATATGATAAGGGACAAGGCTGGCATTCCGCACGTATCCAGCCATACGGACCTATCTCACTTGATCCGGCAGCGATGGTTCTGCATTATTCCCAGGAAATTTTTGAGGGATTGAAGGTTTTCCGCCGCCCTGATGGAAGCCTGTCTATGTTCCGCCCTGCCGACAACATCACCCGCTTTAACCGCAGTGCAGAGCGGATGTGCATGCCGGAAGTTGATGAGACGTTCTTTCTCGATGCCATGCTGGAGCTGATTCGACTGGAGGCGGACTGGGTCCCTCGCAGTGCCGGCACCAGCCTTTATGTCCGTCCCACCATGATAGCAACAGAACCCATGCTTGGTGTCCGTCCAGCTGATCAATACCTTTGCTATGTTATTCTCAGTCCCGTGGGTCCCTATTACAAAGGGGGCATTGCTCCGGTAAAAATCTGGATCTCCGATTTTTATGTCCGTGCGACTGAAGGGGGGACCGGTGAAGCTAAAACCGGCGGCAACTACGCTGCCAGCTTGTATGCAGCCAAAGAAGCGGCAGAAAGCGGCTATGATCAGGTTCTCTGGCTGGATGCCAAGGAAAAGCGCTTTGTCGAAGAGGTCGGCAGTATGAACATGCTCTTCCTCTATGATGGTAAAATCGTCACCTCACCGTTGCATGGCACGGTTTTGGATGGTATCACCCGCCGCTCGGTGTTGACCCTGGTTAAAGAAATGGGCTACGAGATTGAAGAACGGGCCCTAAGCGTCGATGAAATCCTCGAAGGAGCCGGTAACGGTCGCCTGCAGGAAGCATTTGGAGCAGGAACCGCTGTCGTTATTTCCCCGGTCGGCTCCTTCTGCTACAAAAATAACTGCGTTCAACTGGGAGATGGGAAGCCCGGAAAACTGACCATGGAGCTTTACAATATGTTGACAGCGATTCAATATGGCAAACAGGAAGATCGTCATAACTGGATCACTCTGCTTTAG
- a CDS encoding bacteriohemerythrin, with amino-acid sequence MFDNLKIGTKMLLLSGSVLLLLIITVAWAAFGLSATVKNGTLAADGNKLRSELMHLELKHDAWNMKIRNFLENPDIHELKIKFDPETCSLGTWLHSEQRRKAEEMLPEIKGELAALEEPHKIMHLSGKKIKETYKPADPELPTLLDDMEKANILWVSAVQNAILSGHDQIMAEQDPTRCAIGQFLESDKAKKAATISPEFAEMLTDIVAPHNKLHHIVEQMNTALASANRSELYRLYENDIIPTMAEVRFLLRSMHRIALKNLEGQTLAKKIYQTETFPALIKLKQHLKNLEEISRNNIISDKEMIATAGNTRNGIVAIGIIALFIGMAFAYFISRSLTTPMKKTMTMLGDLEAGHLDTRLHMTRKDEIGQMAQTMDNFAESLQTEVVSALQRLANGDLTFEIHPRDHQDQLRGSLKKLGDDLNQIMLQIQTASEQIDSGSSQVSESAQSLSDGAAQSAASVEEISSSMNEIGSQTNTSTENAQQANQLSTSASQSANSGSERMTEMINAMAEINAAGQDIGKIIKVIDEIAFQTNLLALNAAVEAARAGQHGKGFAVVAEEVRNLAARSAKAASETAELIEGSIQKASNGTKIAERTAEALDEIVGSISKVSDLIEEIAASSNEQAQGISQVNIGMQQIDQVIQQNTASAEESASTSEELSSQAAELKHQLSRFKLKESHHQNDSPTPSGQLSLPAQNNTAGWGNVSSLPVQQNNGEQRFQWKDEYNTGVALMDKQHRRLVELINQLFQCMKDGGDRMMLAEIVDELVNYTVTHFRAEEDVMRKHNYPDLEAHQQIHKNFVDKVGVYAGKLKAGERLPPADIYNFLKDWLISHIEKQDRDGYGQFLK; translated from the coding sequence ATGTTTGATAATTTAAAAATCGGCACAAAAATGTTACTGCTTTCAGGTTCAGTTCTGCTACTGCTTATCATAACGGTCGCTTGGGCCGCTTTTGGTCTTTCTGCAACTGTCAAAAACGGCACCTTGGCTGCTGACGGGAATAAACTCCGCAGTGAGTTAATGCATTTAGAACTCAAGCATGATGCCTGGAACATGAAGATCAGAAATTTTCTAGAAAACCCTGATATTCATGAGCTCAAAATCAAATTCGACCCGGAAACTTGTAGCTTAGGAACTTGGCTTCACAGTGAGCAAAGACGCAAAGCAGAAGAGATGCTTCCAGAGATCAAAGGAGAACTCGCTGCTCTGGAAGAACCTCACAAAATAATGCATTTATCCGGCAAGAAAATAAAGGAAACTTACAAACCGGCGGATCCAGAGTTACCAACCCTTTTGGACGACATGGAAAAAGCAAACATCCTCTGGGTCAGTGCTGTACAGAATGCAATCCTTTCCGGCCATGATCAAATCATGGCAGAACAAGATCCCACACGTTGTGCTATTGGCCAGTTTTTAGAAAGTGATAAAGCTAAAAAAGCTGCAACAATTAGTCCTGAATTCGCAGAAATGTTGACTGATATTGTCGCTCCCCATAATAAACTCCATCATATTGTCGAACAGATGAATACAGCCCTGGCATCAGCGAATCGAAGTGAATTATATCGTCTCTATGAAAATGATATTATTCCAACCATGGCTGAAGTACGATTCCTGCTACGCTCTATGCACAGAATTGCACTAAAAAATCTTGAGGGCCAAACCCTTGCCAAGAAAATTTATCAAACGGAAACATTTCCTGCGTTGATAAAACTCAAGCAACATCTGAAAAATCTTGAAGAGATTTCCCGTAACAATATTATCTCTGACAAAGAGATGATTGCCACGGCCGGAAATACCCGCAACGGGATTGTTGCAATCGGTATTATTGCCCTGTTCATTGGCATGGCTTTCGCCTATTTCATCAGCCGCTCCCTGACGACACCGATGAAAAAAACGATGACAATGCTGGGAGATCTTGAAGCGGGTCACCTTGATACCCGCCTGCATATGACTCGCAAAGACGAAATTGGTCAAATGGCACAAACGATGGATAACTTTGCAGAGTCATTACAGACTGAAGTGGTTTCTGCTCTTCAACGCTTAGCAAACGGCGACCTCACTTTTGAAATTCATCCCCGCGATCATCAGGATCAACTTCGTGGAAGCTTGAAAAAACTGGGTGATGACCTTAACCAGATCATGCTGCAAATCCAGACAGCGAGTGAACAAATTGACTCCGGTAGTTCACAAGTCAGTGAATCGGCTCAGAGTTTATCTGACGGAGCAGCACAATCAGCCGCATCAGTTGAAGAGATCAGCAGCTCTATGAATGAAATCGGCAGCCAAACCAACACCAGTACCGAAAACGCCCAACAAGCCAACCAGTTGTCGACCAGTGCCAGTCAATCTGCAAATTCCGGGAGTGAACGGATGACGGAAATGATCAATGCCATGGCTGAAATCAATGCAGCTGGACAGGATATTGGCAAAATCATCAAAGTTATCGATGAAATTGCCTTCCAGACCAACCTGCTAGCTCTGAACGCAGCTGTTGAAGCCGCCCGTGCCGGTCAACACGGTAAAGGTTTTGCCGTGGTTGCAGAAGAAGTCCGGAATCTGGCAGCCCGTAGTGCAAAAGCGGCTTCAGAAACAGCTGAACTGATTGAAGGATCAATACAAAAAGCCAGTAATGGCACCAAGATTGCCGAACGCACTGCCGAGGCCCTGGATGAAATTGTTGGTTCCATCAGCAAAGTTTCTGATCTGATTGAAGAAATTGCTGCTTCCAGTAACGAACAAGCTCAGGGAATATCCCAGGTCAACATCGGCATGCAGCAAATTGATCAGGTCATCCAGCAAAACACTGCCAGTGCGGAGGAAAGTGCGTCAACCAGCGAAGAACTATCCAGCCAGGCAGCAGAACTCAAACATCAACTCAGCCGCTTTAAACTGAAAGAATCGCATCACCAAAACGATTCCCCTACTCCATCAGGGCAACTTTCTTTACCTGCGCAGAATAATACGGCAGGGTGGGGAAACGTATCTTCGCTACCGGTACAACAAAATAATGGTGAACAGAGATTTCAGTGGAAAGATGAATATAACACCGGGGTCGCACTCATGGATAAGCAACATCGACGCTTGGTTGAATTGATCAATCAGCTGTTCCAATGCATGAAAGATGGTGGCGATCGCATGATGTTGGCTGAAATTGTTGATGAACTGGTGAACTACACCGTCACTCACTTTCGCGCTGAAGAAGACGTCATGAGGAAACATAATTACCCAGATCTTGAAGCTCATCAGCAGATCCATAAAAACTTCGTCGACAAGGTTGGAGTTTATGCTGGGAAACTGAAAGCTGGAGAACGTTTACCTCCTGCCGATATCTATAATTTCCTCAAAGATTGGCTGATCAGTCATATTGAAAAACAGGATCGTGACGGCTACGGACAATTTTTAAAATAA
- a CDS encoding HAMP domain-containing methyl-accepting chemotaxis protein: MKLNSIQSKIGGALILILCIILGISFMVAALQSRNLLHKQQEHALKSLHSGALTQARSIFSSLEIGTEGSLERGEMDVFDELLTGLGSVPGVLEVGLVDPTGTIVYSSKKERLGQKPSQINITSSKEKVSLEKESEEAFFVANSHMYEEKCMECHEDAELGSLAGVLYVDFSLADLNREEAQQHKALAAASSKSMISNLGMGFTSIIITFLTLFFMLRKLIVTPLNKIKSFLSDIGHGHLTNRLNMNQQDELGETARTLDDLAESLNSEVVGPLQQLANGDLTFTVSPHDKHDTLRHAIKKLGEDLNRMIADLQVAGQQIDNGSTQVSDSAQLLSDGAAQSAASVEEIGSSLQEIGDQTNTSAEHAQEANLLSASARDAANTGSARMTEMIGAMSEINIAGQNISKIIKVIDEIAFQTNLLALNAAVEAARAGQHGKGFAVVAEEVRNLAARSAKAASETAELIEGSVEKTTKGTEIAERTGEALEEIVGSIGKVTDLIAEIAAASSEQAQGISQVNIGLQQIDQVIQQNTASAEESAATSEELSSQAAELKHQLGRFVLKSSPGSHFSNNSQSQLPESGNW; the protein is encoded by the coding sequence ATGAAACTGAACAGCATCCAAAGTAAAATAGGGGGGGCCCTGATATTAATCCTTTGTATTATTCTTGGAATCAGCTTTATGGTCGCCGCACTTCAATCCAGAAATCTGCTTCACAAACAACAAGAGCACGCTTTAAAGTCTCTGCACTCCGGTGCGCTGACACAAGCACGCAGTATATTCTCGAGCCTGGAGATCGGAACAGAGGGGTCGCTGGAGCGTGGTGAAATGGATGTATTTGATGAGCTCCTGACAGGACTCGGATCAGTTCCCGGAGTTTTAGAAGTCGGCTTAGTTGACCCCACAGGGACAATCGTTTACTCAAGTAAAAAAGAAAGACTTGGACAAAAACCCTCACAGATAAACATCACAAGTTCAAAAGAGAAAGTCAGCCTCGAAAAAGAGTCAGAGGAAGCGTTTTTTGTCGCCAACTCTCACATGTATGAAGAAAAGTGCATGGAGTGTCATGAAGACGCTGAACTTGGCAGCTTGGCAGGGGTTCTCTATGTTGATTTCAGCCTGGCGGATCTCAATCGGGAGGAAGCGCAACAACACAAAGCCCTGGCCGCAGCAAGCAGCAAGAGTATGATCAGTAATCTGGGGATGGGATTTACCAGTATTATTATTACCTTCCTGACTTTATTTTTTATGTTGCGCAAACTCATCGTGACCCCTCTCAATAAAATTAAAAGTTTTCTTTCGGACATCGGCCATGGACATTTGACAAACCGCCTCAATATGAACCAGCAGGATGAACTGGGTGAAACTGCTCGGACCCTGGATGATCTGGCAGAAAGCCTGAATTCGGAGGTCGTTGGTCCACTTCAACAGCTCGCCAATGGGGACCTCACCTTCACCGTCAGTCCCCACGATAAACATGATACGTTGCGCCATGCGATCAAAAAACTCGGAGAAGACCTCAACAGAATGATTGCAGATCTCCAGGTTGCCGGACAACAAATTGATAATGGCAGTACCCAAGTCAGTGATTCTGCTCAGCTTCTTTCTGATGGAGCAGCACAATCCGCAGCATCAGTCGAAGAGATTGGAAGCTCTTTACAGGAGATTGGAGACCAAACAAATACCAGTGCGGAACATGCCCAGGAGGCAAACCTTCTTTCCGCCTCAGCACGTGATGCCGCAAATACAGGCAGTGCACGAATGACCGAAATGATTGGGGCCATGAGTGAAATCAATATCGCAGGTCAGAACATCAGTAAAATTATCAAGGTCATTGATGAGATTGCTTTCCAGACAAATCTTCTCGCTCTGAATGCCGCAGTTGAAGCAGCAAGAGCCGGTCAGCACGGTAAGGGATTTGCTGTTGTTGCCGAAGAAGTACGCAATCTGGCTGCCAGAAGTGCCAAAGCGGCCTCCGAAACCGCAGAACTGATTGAAGGCTCGGTTGAAAAAACCACCAAAGGGACTGAAATTGCAGAGCGAACCGGTGAAGCTCTCGAAGAGATCGTCGGTTCAATCGGAAAAGTGACAGATTTGATAGCTGAAATTGCTGCCGCCAGCAGTGAGCAGGCACAGGGAATTTCCCAGGTTAATATCGGACTGCAACAAATTGATCAAGTCATCCAACAAAATACTGCAAGTGCAGAAGAAAGCGCAGCAACAAGTGAAGAACTTTCGAGTCAGGCCGCAGAACTCAAACATCAGCTTGGTCGCTTTGTTTTAAAGTCTTCACCTGGATCACATTTCTCCAACAACTCACAATCACAGCTACCAGAAAGTGGCAACTGGTAA